A segment of the Synechococcus sp. CBW1002 genome:
GCCCAGGATCAGGCCAGCATCGAGCGCCTGCTCGACCTGCCGCAGCCGTGGCATGCGCCCGCCTGAGCCCCTCGGCCCCCAGCATCAGCTGGAAGGCTTCGACTGCGGCAACACCGCATTGAACCGCTGGCTGCAGCAGCGGGCCCTGGCCAATGAGCGCCAAGGGGTGTCGCGCACCGTGGTGGTCTGCTCAGACGAGGACAGCAACGTGATCGCCTACGCCTGCCTGTCGGCTGGCGCAATCGTGCTGGCAGAGGTGCCTGGTGCCTTGCGACGCAACATGCCGGACCCGCTTCCCGTTGTAGTGCTGGGCCGCCTGGCGGTTGACCGACGCCATCAAGGCCAGGGCCTCGGCCGCGCCCTGGTGGCCGATGCGCTGCGGCGCAGCCTGGCCGCTCGGCGCCTGATTGGCGCCAGAGCCCTGCTCGTGCACGCGATCGATGAGCAGGCGGCTGCGTTCTACCGCTCGCTTGGCTTTCGCCCCTCGCCGCTCAGCGCCTCGACGTTAATGCTGCAGCTCTCCGAACCAGACGGCTGACAACTGCCCTTAAGCCCCCCACACCAGACAGTTCATGGCTTATCCCAACATCGAAGCGATCCTGGAAGAAGGCGGTGACATCTCGGTCGGACGCGTCGGCCCGATCGACTGCGTGGCCTCCGCCAGCACCAGCTACGACTGTCCGGTGATGTTGGTGCGGCGCGACGGGGAGAGCTTCGTGGCGCTGCTGCGGAGGCTGGATCGCTCGATCGCCAAAGCCTGGGAGCAGGAGATCACCATTGATGAGGTGAACGGTTGAGTGGCTTCAGGGCAGCGAGCTGGCGCTCGTAGGCGGACTGATTCCGCTTTGTTTGGCAGATTCCGGCGACATTGTGAAGATTGCTGCGGATCTGCAGCTCGTTCAGCACCCTTCTCGCCTCAGTCGTCATAAGGGGCGATGCCGGAACTATTCACCCCACGCATAGATCCAGCCTCCTTGCCATCGCTGTCACCTGCAGCTGCGTTCCGAGGATGGAAGCCGATGTGCAGCACGGCATGGTCTTCCTGCCCCCAACCTCCGATTTCCCGCCCGATCCCGAACCTCTTGAACGTGAGGAGCTCAACAGCACCTACCTGGAACTGCGCAATTGTTACTCCAGCCTGATGCGAAGCCGCGCCCAGCATCGGCGTCTGGCCAACAAGGCCAAGGATGAAACCGCCCTGCTCAAGGAACGGATCACGGCCCTCGCCAGTCGCGATCTGCCCCAGCGCAAGGAACTCTATGAGCTCCTGGAGATCGTGACGGCCATCGCCGGTGACATTGAAGATGCAGGCGATGATCTGGTGAATGGCTTTAGCCGCTACAAGAAAGGTCGCCATAGCTTTCAAGGTGGCGGGTATATCGGTGATCTCGTCCGTGCAGTGATTCATTTCATCAATCGTTGGGGCCGCACCAAGGACCGCCTCGGCGATCTCAAGCAGAAGCAGCAGGAGCTGATCAACAAGTCGCAGGAGCTTCTGCCGCCACCGCCACCCCCCGGCGGCAATGGCAACGGCCACGGACCCGCAGCCGGGACACCCACACCGCCGGGGGACAGTGCGCAGCGACCCATCGACCTGAGCGCCAACGGCATTCAGCCCCCACACCCGGCCGAGCCCACAGGCCCTCAGCAGCCACAGCTGAACCTGCCCGATCCAAAGAGCCAGCCGCAGATCCAGGATCAAGCCAAAGGAGCCGACGACCATGGGTGAGATCGCCGATACCCTCCGCTCCACCCTGCAGCAGCTGGCCCAGGCCGATGCCCGGCTCTATCGCGGCCTGGCGGAAGAGCTGGGCGACAGCGCCACGGCAGTCGAGGAACCCCGCGCCCTGATCCAGCCCGAGGGCGGCACACCCGCCACGGAGGCCCAACTCCTTGCCCTGAAGAACGACGCCCTGCAGGAGCTCTGTGCCCAGAGGGGCATCAAGGTGCCCAAGCGCCCCAGGAAAGATCTGATGGTGGGCCTGCTGCTGGCCGATCCCAACGGCCCGCCGCCCCTGTCCCTGCTGCCTCCTCCCAAGACCAAAACCACCGCAGGTGGGAAGGCCGCGGGGAGCAAGGCTGGCGGTGCCGAGCTGCAGGCCCTGGAGCAGCGCCTCGATCGCCTGGAGCAGCTGGTGCTGCTGATCGCCCAGCAGGTGGGCGTGCCCCATGAGGCGATCGAGCGGCTGCTGTCGCCGGCTGCTCCAGAGGCCTGAGAGAGCAGACAACCCGCGACAGGCGCCCTAGATTCGCTATTCGCGAATGCCGAATGGCCTCTGCGTCCGTGGCCCGCTCACCGTCCAATCCCCAGCTCGTCCTGCGTCCGCAGGACCTGGTGGTGCTGCTGCGCCTTGCCCTGGATCCTGGACCCGCGCCCACCTACGCAGCCCTTGGCGCTGAGCTTGGGATGACGGCCTCAGAAACCCATGCAGCCGTAGAGCGGGCCGTCGCCGCCAGGCTGGCGAT
Coding sequences within it:
- a CDS encoding GNAT family N-acetyltransferase: MRPPEPLGPQHQLEGFDCGNTALNRWLQQRALANERQGVSRTVVVCSDEDSNVIAYACLSAGAIVLAEVPGALRRNMPDPLPVVVLGRLAVDRRHQGQGLGRALVADALRRSLAARRLIGARALLVHAIDEQAAAFYRSLGFRPSPLSASTLMLQLSEPDG